The Mangrovivirga cuniculi genomic sequence TCTATTCCGGAAATCGATCAGGGGTTTGTTGTAGAATCTGAAAAAAGTGTTGGACAGAAGTTACAGGAAGAGCAAAATAAGTTAGATAGTGGTCGCGAGGAGCTTAGCGCAAATAAGGAATCTGCAAAAAATGACTTCGACAAGAAAATTCAGGAGAAGGCAGCCGAAACCGAAAAAAGGCAGAAAGAAGCAAAATTAAAAGCCCAGGTTGAAGCCGATGCAAGAAAGAAAGAATGGGAAGAAGAGAATGAGGCAGTCTACCAAAAATATGAGAAAGATGCTGAACAAGCTGATAAGGAAACCAATGATAAAATTCAGGTAAAGCTTACTGAAACTGATAAAGAAGTCAGTGCAAAATTAACCGAAGCTCAACAGAAATCAGATAAAGCTATCGCTGATGCTGATAAACAAGCTGAAAAGAAGAAAAAAGAAGTTGAGGAGGATAAAAGCTGGTGGGATAAAGCAGCTGATGCTATATCAAGTGTATTTGATAGTCTTAAGTCTGCTATTAACAGCATTTTTGATGGATTGGTAAAGCTTGTTGAATCTATTGTTGAAGCAGCTAAATCGGCAGTAAACGGATTGATAGATGCCGCAACAAAAGCGATTACAGGTTTTATAAAAGCTTTTGGAGATATATTAAAAGGCATTGTCTCAGTTGCTTTTGCGGCTTTCCCCTCAATAGCTAAAAAATTTAATGATCTAATAGATAAGGCTGTTGATTTTGCTGTTCAAGCTGTTGAAAAAGCAGCTAAATTACTTAAAAAAGCTGTGAGCATGTTGCTTGATGCTTTTGCAGCAGCTATTAAATTTTATTTAGAAGCTTACAGGGCACTAGTTCATGCTGTTTTAAGTGTTGTTGAAGGTTTAGTTGCAGGCTTAATAAAAATATATAAAGGGATTACCAATTTGGGAAAGGCTGCTATGATATCTCCTGATCATTTTATGGGACAGATGTCTGAAGAATTATTGGGGCAGGATGTAACTAAACCTTTACCAAATGAGAGACCACTGGTTGAAAATCCAGAAGGAGCAGAATTAGATAAGGCTATAGCTGACTCTGAAATGATCAGAGAGGATAAAAACTTATTAGCTAAACAGTCTTATGAAGAATCTGATGTAGTCGCTGATGAAGTATTAACTGATGTTCAGTTTGATAAGGAACTGATGGCACAGATAGCATTAATGTCTGAGGGAGAAACTGTTGAATTTGGAGAATCAGATGATCAGGAACATGGTATAGAAGCTGTTAAGCAAGATGTGGTTAATTATTCCTCCCAGGATTCTGATACTGTCGAGACAACAAATCAACAAACGGCACAATCAGGATCGGCACAAGCAGCTATACAACAGGGTGGACAAATGGTAGGACCATTTAAAACACCAATGGAGCGTGCGGGCTATTTAGTAGGTACAATGCGTGATGCTGTTGTAAAATGGTTTAGTGAAAATAAAGCCAAGATCATTTTAAGCCTGATTGGAGCAATTGGAGGATTGATTTTAGCTAATATTTTAACTGGAGGGGCTATAATGGCAGCTATTCCATTACTTCTTCAGATCGTCGGGGCATTTTTTGCTGTTGAAGGAATTTACCAGATGGCAAAACATTTTGGTTCATATTTAGGGCAATCCTGGCCTGGCAATTTAGTTCAGGGAGCTACTCACCTGGCAAGGGGATTAGCTGCGTTAACTATTGAATTGGTATTTGCATTACTGTTTGGAGGAAAAGCTGCATTAAAAGGAGCTAAGACTGCCGTTAAAACAGTAGCTAAGCAAGGAGTGAAGGGCGCGGTGAAATCTGGAGCCAAAGCAGCTAAATCAAGTGTAAAGAAATCCTTTAAAGAGACAGGAGAAGCCGTTGGTAAACTTGGGAAAACAGCAAAAGAAGGGGGCAAGCCCTTGTTAAAAACGGTAAAGTAGCTATGAAAGGTGTCCGGAAAGGCATGGCTAAAGGAGCAAAGACCTTTGATGACCTGGGCAAGAAACTTAGCAAGAAGCTGCGGTTTAAAAAATTCAGAATTAGGGTTCAGAAGCGTCGATTTAAGCTTGAAGGTGAAGTAAATCCATGGGTTCTATTAGCTAATGGAGAAGTGAAACATGTTAAAGCTGATGATCCGAGAGTTAAGGGCAAACGGGTTGGAAGTAAAGTCAAAATGGATAAAGGCAGCGATGCGAAATGGAATAAAGAAAAGGATGGAGTATTAGTTGGATGGCAGGATTCTGAGGTTGGTAATAAATTAAAAGAAATTGATGATACCAATTTAAATGGTAGCAAATATGTTCAGGATTTAAATGCCGATGAAGCTAAAGCTATTGATGAATTCGCTGAGTTAACAGACCCAGGTATGTCTGATGAATTAAGAGGTAATAGAATACGAGGAGGCGCTAAAAGTGAAAGGGTTTCTTTGAGAAAATCAGTCAGGGAAGAGATCTTTAAAAATGCAGATTCCGGAAGAACGGATGCAAATGGTTACAAAATTTATCTTGATCAGAAGACAGGTCTTGAAATTCCGAACTACGGCAAGTATTATCCTAAAAAGACACCACTTGGTCATCCTCACCCTAAAGCTGGCCAAAAAGTTCCTGAAAACCTGGTTGGTAAACCAAGAGCTGATATAGGTCATACAGATGGTAATGAATGGAAAAAAAGATTAGAGGAATATAAAAAAGAAGGAAGGACTCGTGAGGAAATAATTGAATTAGAAAATGATCCAAGCCTATACGGTTTAGAGGAGAGGAGTTCCAATCGAAGTAGGAAAGTTATAAAGTCAGAGACACGTTCTGACGAAGATATTTTCAAGTCTGGATGGAATAGAGAAAAAGTTCAAGAAATCCCAAAAGGAAGTCGTCCGCATCCTAGAGAATATCTAAGAGAAGAGATAATTAAGTCTCATGCTAAAAAATTTAAAGAAGAAGGTGCATCTTTTATCGTAGTGAAAAGTTGGACGGAAGGTGGAAATCCAAGATACATATCTTTACCGCCTAAAAAGTTTGTTGGGTTGCAAAGTGAAATGGATGAAGTTTTAAATAAATATAATATGGATAAGGATTGGACCATATTAAGAGATGAACTCAATCTCGGAAAAGATGTAGATTTAAGCTCGGAAGAAATTTTTTATGTAAAAATTTCTCCTGAAAATAAAGAGTTTAAATTTGATATTCCTGATGGCAACGAGTTGGGTGCAATCGAGGGAGAATGGGTGCCAGGAGGTAAAACCAAAAGCGGTATAAGTGAAGCCTCCTTAATCGGTTCTGAAAAAGTTATTCACAATAAAGATATAAATCAATTATTAGAAGCCTTTGGTGAAGGGAACTGGGAAAAAATAAAATAAAGATGAATCAATTTATAAAAGCAGTTGAAAATAACGAATTAACTGAATTTAGTTTAGGATTAAATTCTTATTATTTACAAGATCCACAAATAGATGAACATTGGATCTTAGGTCAATGGAAAAAGTTTATTATTCCCGCCATCGAAAATGACCCTGAATTGGAAAATTCAGTTATTCAGATGCTTAAGAGTTTAATTAAAAATAAAGAGCATGACCTTGAGGAAAGAGTAGAATCCTTATTGTATCATCTTTATGTATATTTTTATTTTAAAGATCAAAAAGTTATAAATTTTGAAATTGAAGAAATCACAGAAAATATTAATGCATTTGTAGAAGAATATTTCAACTATTTAAATAAAAGCAAAAATGCCACCAAATTAAATGAATTAAGTTCTTCGATTGAATCTATCAAACGAAAAGGAGGGCTGCCTAACCTCAATCTTGACTTTAAAAATTATCAGGAGGAATTTGAAATCGCTGTAGCCAGAGGGGAAAAGGATAAAGTAAAACAACTTTTAGAGAATAGACCTATAGATATAAATAAATCAAATGAATTTGGTTATCCTCCTTTACATAATGCGATTCGAAAAAAAAATGAAGAAGTAGCATTATATTTAATAGATCAAGGTGCAGAAATTGATAAAATTGATGCTGATGGATATCCTCCTGTTTATTACACTGTCAAGAGGAACCTGCCAAAAGTACTTGAATCTTTAATTTCCCAAGGGGCAAATTTAAATTTCAGAGATGAAGAAGGGAATAATTTGATCTGGCTTGCACTGATGACAAATAGAGGTGGAGACAATGAAATAGTTGAAATCTTATTAGATAAAGGGGTAGATCCTAAGCAAAAAAACTTTCATGGAGTGGATGCCTTAGGTTTGTTGTCTATGCCTAAAAATGACTCAGTTAAATCATTATTCATGGATTTTTTATAGCATGGGTGGGCCTATTTAATTTACCTGCATTTTGTTGTTAGCTAAAAAGTGAGCATTCCCCAAAAATCAGGACAGTGAATTAAGTTAATATTTATACTTAAATTTACTGCAATGACTAGAAGAAAATTCACCTCGAAGTTCAAGACCAAAGTGGTTTTGGAATTATTAAAAGAACATGCCTCCCTGGCAGAGCTTGCTCAGAAATACGAGCTGGCCCCACAGCAGCTCAGCAACTGGAAGCGGGAGTTCCTCAACAATGCTGAAGAAGTTTTTGAAAAGGGGCCCAAGAGCAAGCAAGCCCAGGCCGATGAAGAAAAAGACAAGCTGCTTAAAACCATTGGCAAACTGAAGGTGGAAAATGATTTTTTAAAAGACGCTTTGCGCTAGAATCTCTGGCAAAACGACGTACAATGATACGCAAGGGTCATTCTAATTTGAGTCTGAAAGCTCAGTGCAAACTTCTGAATGTTCACCGCTCAGGCATTTACTATAAATCAAAACCGGAATCATCGCTGAACCTGGAACTCATGCGGCTGATGGATGAGCATTATCTGCATCATCCCTACAAGGGGGCGCCTCGTATGTACACCTGGCTCACCCGGGACAAGGGCTATACCATCAGCCGTAACCGGGTGGAACGCTTGTATTATCGCTGCATGGGCCTGCAGGCAGTGATGCCCGGAAGGCATACCTCGCGGCGCCATAAAGCCCACAAGGTATATCCCTATCTGCTGCGCAATCTGCAGGTTAGCCGGCCCAATCAAGTCTGGGCCATGGACATCACCTACATACCAATGAAGAAAGGATTTATGTACATGGCAGCCATCATCGACCTGTATAGCCGCTATATCGTAGGCTGGTCGGTCTCCAACAGTATGGACGCAGATTGGTGCAGGGAAGTACTGGAAGAAGCCGTCAATGAATATGGGCAGCCGGAGATCATCAATACCGATCAGGGTAGCCAGTTCACCTCTGAGGCTTTTACCAGAGCGGTCCTCTCAAGGAACGTTCGCTTGAGCATGGATGGCAAAGGAAGAGCGATTGACAACGTGTTCATCGAACGCTTCTGGCGTACGTTGAAGTATGAGGAGATCTACCTAAATCCACCAGCAGACGGTGTGAATCTATACGCTCAAGTGACTGAGTTCATGAACAAGTACAACCACCATCGATGTCACAGCAGTCTGGATGACCGTTTTCCGGCAGAAGTATACACAAAGATTGAGCAGGCGGCATGAGAAAGAGTTTTCCACATTCCCACACTATAATGAAAATCTTTGAAGAGATTTTCCGGTGTGGAAATATGGAAAACTCAGCAAACAGTTGTAAACTTAAAAATCAAGAAAAGCTGTCCTACCTAATGGGGGATGCTCATTTTAGCCTGATTTAATAATGAAGCTAGTTAATGGTAAACGCAATATATAAAATAAAATGACCTCAGGATTTTTTGCTCTATTAGATGACATAGCAGTACTTATGGATGATGTAGCTGTTATGAGTAAAATAACTACCAAAAAAACGGCTGGCATCCTTGCTGATGACCTGGCGGTGAATGCAGAAAAAGCTTCTGGTTTTGTATCATCGCGAGAATTAATCGTCCTGTGGAAAATTGCCAAAGGATCTTTTTTGAATAAATTGATAATTTTACCTGTTGCATTTCTGTTAAGTGCTTATTTCCCAATTGCTATCACTTATCTTCTTTTAATCGGAGGGGTATATTTAGCTTACGAAGGAGCAGAAAAAATATATGAATATCTTTTCCATAGAAAGGATATTGAAGATAAACCCAAAGTATCAGAGATGAAGCCTGAACAGGCATTGGAATATGAAAAGAAAAAAATAAAGTCTGCTATAATAGTAGATTTTATACTATCAGTAGAAATAGTAATTATTGCTTTGGGTACTGTAGTTGAAGAACCATTAAAAATGCAAATAATTGTAGTTTCATTAGTGACCTTATTAGCTACGGTAGGTGTTTATGGATTGGTGGCACTATTAGTAAGAATGGATGATTTCGGTCTTAAATTAATAGCAACAAGTGATTCTAAAGTTTCTAAAAACATTGGTAAAGCAATGGTAAACACATTGCCTTTTTTAATTAGAAGTTTAGGTGTAATTGGTACGTTGGCAATGATTTTAGTTGCAGGAGGTATTTTTGTTCACAATCTGGATATAGTGCATGATATAGTACACGGATTTCCTTCAATATCAGGTGAATTTACTGTTGGATTATTGGTAGGAATTGTTGCTTTGTTTGTTGTTAAAGTCATCTTAAAAATGAAAAAGGTAATCATTAAAAATAATTTTTAAGGTAAAATATTAAATGAAAACGATGGAACTATGACTTAGTTTCAGAGTGGTTGTAAATTATAATAGCATAAATTTTGTGAACTAATAAGGCTATTGTTTTAACTTAATAAGAATTACTATCATAGATTGAGTATGAGAAAGCAGCTGAAAAAGTTAATTACCACTTTATCATTTTTGATCATTATTGTGTTTGTGATCTTCACAATAAATCAGCTGGTAGACCTATATGCCAATTTAATAGTTATAAACGAGACCCTGGCAATAGTAGTAACTTTATCAGTAGCGCTTATTCTTTTAGGTTTATTAATTACACCATTTATCTTATTCATAAGGTTGCCCAAGGCCATCTCTAAACCATTAACTGATGATGAGTTTCCGGAATATAGGAGGAAAGTCATAGCAAGATTAGCCACAAATCAATTAATTAAAGGTAAATATGATCTTTCAAATGAAGATGGAATATTTGAGGCTCTGAATTTATTAAATAGTAAAGCTGATAAGGTGATTCATGAAACTGCATCGAGTGTGTTTTTAACCACTGCAGTTTCTCAAAATGGTAAGCTTGATGCTTTCACTGTATTAATTACGCAAACACGTATGGTTTGGAAAGTTGCACACATATACTGGCAACGTCCTGCATTAAGAGATATGTTAAACTTATATGCAAACGTAGGTGCGTCAACATTTTTAGCTTCGGAGATAGAAGATTTGGATCTTTCAAGGCAAATCGAGCCTATTATTAATGCGATGGTTAAGAGTCCGGGAAGGTCACTTCCGGTAGTAGGCCATGCAGCACATATTATAACAGATTCATTATTGGAAGGATCCACCAACGCTTTTTTAACATTAAGGGTAGGAGTGGTTACTAAGAGATATTGCGGGGCAGTTGGTGCTTTGGATAAGAGAGAAATAAGAAGGAATTCATATTTAGAGGCCTCAGGAATGCTTAAAAACCTGGTTTATCAATCTTCTTCTAAAGTTATAAAAAGTCTTCTTAAAGCCACTCGTGATTCAGGTGTTAATACTGTAAAATCAGGATTCGGGGTTATTAATAAAGCTGCCAGGAATGTTAAAGAAAAACTGGAGAATCTTACCAGAAGGACTAAAAAAGACATAGATCAGCAACCTAAAGCTGACCTCAATTAATCCTGCAGGCTTTCTTCGAGATCAATATTGTAATAGCCTCCCACATTAATAGTTCTTTTTTCAGAGCTTTTAACGATCGTATAACAAACATCGATCATATTCCTAAGCTCACAAAGCTGAGTAGAAATGATGAGTTGTTTATATAATGCATTGGTTTCCTCATACATAACTTTGAGTCTTCTCAATGCTCTTTTTAATCTTTCTTCAGACCTAACAATACCTACATAATCACTCATTAGAGTCTTGAGTTCGTTCATACTACAAGTGATAAGTACCAATTCTTCGGGTGGTACAGTAAGATCAGCATTCCATGCGGGTAAATCTTCATTAATCTTTACCGAATCAACTTTTTCAGTAATATCTTCAAAACAACGATGAGCATAAACTATTGCTTCGAGTAATGAGTTGCTCGCTAGTCTGTTAGCTCCATGCAATCCCGTTCTGGAACATTCACCACATGCATATAAGTTATTAATGTTCGTTCTGCCTTTCAGATCAACATTTATGCCACCGCAAACATAATGAGCAGCAGGTGCAACAGGAATATATTCTTTAAATGGGTCGATACCTATATCGATACACTTATTAAGAATATTTGGAAAATGTTCTTTGAACTTATCATTATCTAAGTGAGTGCAATCCAGAAAAACACATTCATCACCCAGTCTTTTCATTTCACGGTCAATAGCTTTGGCTACAATATCCCTAGAAGCTAATTCACCTCTTTCATCATATTTAAACATGAACCGCTCACCTGACCGGTTCTTTAATTGGGCTCCAAACCCTCTTACAGCCTCTGAAATTAAAAAAGAAGGGTTCTCTCCCTGCTTATACAATGCTGTAGGGTGGAATTGAACAAATTCCATGTCTCGTAATTTAGCTTTAGCTCTGTAGGCCATTGCAATACCATCGCCAGTAGCTATTAAAGGGTTGGTGGTTGTACGATATACCTGTCCGATTCCACCAGATGCCATCACAGTGAATTTGGCTTTAAACGTTTCTATAGAATCTGTTTTCTGATTGAGAACATAGGCTCCATAGCAATTTAATTTCTTTCCCTCTTCATATTTGCGAATTCTTTGGGTAACCTGATGTTCAGTAATCAAATCAATAGCAAAATGATGTGAGAGTAGAGTTAAATTGGGGAGTGACTTAATTTTACTTAGCAGGGTGCTTTCCATTTCAAATCCAGTAATATCCTTGTGGTGAACAATTCTATTAGCGGAATGTCCACCTTCCAGGCCAAGATCGAAATCCCCCTCCGGTGTTTCATCGAATTGAGCTCCCCAGGAAATGATTTCTTTAAGTCTGTCAGGACCTTCTTTAACCACCGTTTCGATTACATTGGGATCACCCAGTCCGGACCCTGCCTTAATCGTATCATTGATGTGCTGTTGGAAAGAATCAGATAATTCATCCAAAACTACCGCTATGCCACCTTGTGCATATTTAGTGTTTGATTCACTTTCATCAGCTTTAGTGATGATAGTGACATTTTTATCAGGGAATCTTTCGGCAAACTTTATTGAAAAAGTTAATCCGGCAAGACCGGAGCCAATAACCAACACATCACTTTCTGGCATAGATTAAAAAGTTATTTTGATAACTCCAGCATTCTTTCGATTGGTTTTAATGATCTTAATCGAAGTGATTCATCAATATTAATTTCAGGAGTTTCATATTTCATACATAGGTATAACTTCTGAAGTGTATTCATTTTCATGAATCCACATTCTGAGCATGCACAAGTATTGTCTTCATGAGAAGGTGCTGGTATAAGAATTTTTTCCGGTACTTCTTTCTGCATTTCATGGAGTATACCTGCCTCTGTTGCTACAATATACTTATCGTTTTCATCATTTTTTACAAAATTAATCAGACCACTTGTAGATCCGATGTACGATGCTGTTTTCAATATATGACTTTCAGATTCAGGGTGAGCTATAATAGTAGCCTCTGGATTTTCCTTATGTAATTCGAGAAGTTTATCAATAGAAAAAGCCTCATGGACGATACAGCTACCATCCCACAGAAGCATATCTCTACCAGTTTCTTTAATCAAATATCGACCAAGATTTTTATCTGGTGCAAAAATGATTGGTTTATCTTCTGGAATTGAATCAATGATCTTTTTTGCATTAGAAGAAGTACAAACTATATCACTTAATGCTTTAATCCCTGCTGAACAATTTATGTAGGTCACTACAACATGATCAGGATGTTGATTTACGAACTTTTCAAATTCCTCGGGAGGACAAGACTCGGCTAAAGAGCAACCTGCATTGAAATCAGGTAAAACAACTTTTTTAGTGGGATTTATGATTTTTGCAGTTTCGGCCATAAAATGAACTCCTGCAAATACTATCATATCTGCATCGGTTTCAGCTGCCTTTTGCGAAAGGCCCAGGCTATCACCAATATAATCAGCTATTTCCTGTATTTCAGATTCCTGGTAATAATGAGCTAAAATAACTGCATTTTTTTCTTCGCGAAGTCTGTTGATCTCTTCAACTAAATTAGTGTTTGCTGGTACTTCTACATCCAGAAAACCTTTTTTCTCAACAGCTTTTCTATCAATATTTTTAATCATCATTTTAGGTAGTTGCTGGGCAAAGTTAATCAATAATTAAATTTCACTACACATTTAGTTAACGCCAATCTTAATATTTAGTTTACCAAAGAGCCAGGCTTATTATATATAGTGTAGCACCGACCCCAAATATTGCCAAACAATACGGTATAAGGCGGCTGGCTTTTAAGCCTGTAATTCCCAATAATGGTAAAGCCCAGAATGGTTGAAGCATATTTGTGATCTGATCACCATAAGACATAGCCATGACCATTTTACCCATTGGAACATCTAACGATTTAGCTGCATCTATCAAAATGGGACCTTGAACAGCCCATTGTCCACCTCCTGAGGGAACAAAAATATTTAAGATACCTGCGCTTATAAATGTAAATATGGGTAATGAATCTTGTGAACTCCAAAAAACAAATTGATCAGAAATGGTTTCAACTAAGCCTGAATACTGCATTATCCCCATTATTCCTGCATATAAAGGAAATTGTAAGATTATACCAGCACTTTCAGAAACAGCAGAGGTAGCAACTTTTTGAAATTTCAGCAAACTACCCTGACCAATAATGCAAACACCAAATAAAATGAAATTGATGAAATTCAAATTTAAAAATGCTAAGGGCGAACTATTTTGTTGATTTAAGATTACCACTACAATTGCTGAAATAAAGAGTATACCCAATATTATGGATGTGATAATACTCTTTTCCATTCCAAGTGTATCTTCTTTTTGATATGGAGGTTCTTCTGGCCTTGAATTTTCCTCATTATCATCATCTTTGTCCTCTTCTTTATCCTCATTTTCATATAAAAATGAGGGTAGATTTAAACTCCGTCCGGTAATTTGATTTCTTGCCAGAAGACCTAACGGAACGATGACTAAAATAGCCACACAGGTGAGTATATTTTCTATAGTAAAAATAGTTTGACTGACAGGTAATACTCCCATTTGATCAACCAGGAAATGATCTGGTTCGGCAACAGTTAAAGGAGCTGATCCTGAAAGTCCTCCATGCCAGATCATCATGCCTGCATATCCTGCAGCTCCAAGAGCACCATAATTAAGTTTCCAGTTATTCTTAGCTGCAAGTTCACCGGTTTTTCTAACTAGCACGGCGCCGAAGATCAAGCCTAAACCCCAGTTTATCCAACCCATAATCATCGAACTTACGGCAATTATTATTATTGCTTTGGCATTTGAAGTACATCTGCAAC encodes the following:
- a CDS encoding GH-E family nuclease, whose protein sequence is MKGVRKGMAKGAKTFDDLGKKLSKKLRFKKFRIRVQKRRFKLEGEVNPWVLLANGEVKHVKADDPRVKGKRVGSKVKMDKGSDAKWNKEKDGVLVGWQDSEVGNKLKEIDDTNLNGSKYVQDLNADEAKAIDEFAELTDPGMSDELRGNRIRGGAKSERVSLRKSVREEIFKNADSGRTDANGYKIYLDQKTGLEIPNYGKYYPKKTPLGHPHPKAGQKVPENLVGKPRADIGHTDGNEWKKRLEEYKKEGRTREEIIELENDPSLYGLEERSSNRSRKVIKSETRSDEDIFKSGWNREKVQEIPKGSRPHPREYLREEIIKSHAKKFKEEGASFIVVKSWTEGGNPRYISLPPKKFVGLQSEMDEVLNKYNMDKDWTILRDELNLGKDVDLSSEEIFYVKISPENKEFKFDIPDGNELGAIEGEWVPGGKTKSGISEASLIGSEKVIHNKDINQLLEAFGEGNWEKIK
- a CDS encoding ankyrin repeat domain-containing protein encodes the protein MNQFIKAVENNELTEFSLGLNSYYLQDPQIDEHWILGQWKKFIIPAIENDPELENSVIQMLKSLIKNKEHDLEERVESLLYHLYVYFYFKDQKVINFEIEEITENINAFVEEYFNYLNKSKNATKLNELSSSIESIKRKGGLPNLNLDFKNYQEEFEIAVARGEKDKVKQLLENRPIDINKSNEFGYPPLHNAIRKKNEEVALYLIDQGAEIDKIDADGYPPVYYTVKRNLPKVLESLISQGANLNFRDEEGNNLIWLALMTNRGGDNEIVEILLDKGVDPKQKNFHGVDALGLLSMPKNDSVKSLFMDFL
- a CDS encoding transposase, whose product is MTRRKFTSKFKTKVVLELLKEHASLAELAQKYELAPQQLSNWKREFLNNAEEVFEKGPKSKQAQADEEKDKLLKTIGKLKVENDFLKDALR
- a CDS encoding IS3 family transposase; its protein translation is MAKRRTMIRKGHSNLSLKAQCKLLNVHRSGIYYKSKPESSLNLELMRLMDEHYLHHPYKGAPRMYTWLTRDKGYTISRNRVERLYYRCMGLQAVMPGRHTSRRHKAHKVYPYLLRNLQVSRPNQVWAMDITYIPMKKGFMYMAAIIDLYSRYIVGWSVSNSMDADWCREVLEEAVNEYGQPEIINTDQGSQFTSEAFTRAVLSRNVRLSMDGKGRAIDNVFIERFWRTLKYEEIYLNPPADGVNLYAQVTEFMNKYNHHRCHSSLDDRFPAEVYTKIEQAA
- a CDS encoding DUF808 domain-containing protein, with amino-acid sequence MTSGFFALLDDIAVLMDDVAVMSKITTKKTAGILADDLAVNAEKASGFVSSRELIVLWKIAKGSFLNKLIILPVAFLLSAYFPIAITYLLLIGGVYLAYEGAEKIYEYLFHRKDIEDKPKVSEMKPEQALEYEKKKIKSAIIVDFILSVEIVIIALGTVVEEPLKMQIIVVSLVTLLATVGVYGLVALLVRMDDFGLKLIATSDSKVSKNIGKAMVNTLPFLIRSLGVIGTLAMILVAGGIFVHNLDIVHDIVHGFPSISGEFTVGLLVGIVALFVVKVILKMKKVIIKNNF
- a CDS encoding DUF697 domain-containing protein — protein: MRKQLKKLITTLSFLIIIVFVIFTINQLVDLYANLIVINETLAIVVTLSVALILLGLLITPFILFIRLPKAISKPLTDDEFPEYRRKVIARLATNQLIKGKYDLSNEDGIFEALNLLNSKADKVIHETASSVFLTTAVSQNGKLDAFTVLITQTRMVWKVAHIYWQRPALRDMLNLYANVGASTFLASEIEDLDLSRQIEPIINAMVKSPGRSLPVVGHAAHIITDSLLEGSTNAFLTLRVGVVTKRYCGAVGALDKREIRRNSYLEASGMLKNLVYQSSSKVIKSLLKATRDSGVNTVKSGFGVINKAARNVKEKLENLTRRTKKDIDQQPKADLN
- the nadB gene encoding L-aspartate oxidase yields the protein MPESDVLVIGSGLAGLTFSIKFAERFPDKNVTIITKADESESNTKYAQGGIAVVLDELSDSFQQHINDTIKAGSGLGDPNVIETVVKEGPDRLKEIISWGAQFDETPEGDFDLGLEGGHSANRIVHHKDITGFEMESTLLSKIKSLPNLTLLSHHFAIDLITEHQVTQRIRKYEEGKKLNCYGAYVLNQKTDSIETFKAKFTVMASGGIGQVYRTTTNPLIATGDGIAMAYRAKAKLRDMEFVQFHPTALYKQGENPSFLISEAVRGFGAQLKNRSGERFMFKYDERGELASRDIVAKAIDREMKRLGDECVFLDCTHLDNDKFKEHFPNILNKCIDIGIDPFKEYIPVAPAAHYVCGGINVDLKGRTNINNLYACGECSRTGLHGANRLASNSLLEAIVYAHRCFEDITEKVDSVKINEDLPAWNADLTVPPEELVLITCSMNELKTLMSDYVGIVRSEERLKRALRRLKVMYEETNALYKQLIISTQLCELRNMIDVCYTIVKSSEKRTINVGGYYNIDLEESLQD
- the nadA gene encoding quinolinate synthase NadA; this translates as MMIKNIDRKAVEKKGFLDVEVPANTNLVEEINRLREEKNAVILAHYYQESEIQEIADYIGDSLGLSQKAAETDADMIVFAGVHFMAETAKIINPTKKVVLPDFNAGCSLAESCPPEEFEKFVNQHPDHVVVTYINCSAGIKALSDIVCTSSNAKKIIDSIPEDKPIIFAPDKNLGRYLIKETGRDMLLWDGSCIVHEAFSIDKLLELHKENPEATIIAHPESESHILKTASYIGSTSGLINFVKNDENDKYIVATEAGILHEMQKEVPEKILIPAPSHEDNTCACSECGFMKMNTLQKLYLCMKYETPEINIDESLRLRSLKPIERMLELSK
- a CDS encoding TIGR00366 family protein; protein product: MKHPDEKSYFDFLPSPFGIAVILTVVTMILSIILGSKEETGILNKSMATLEYWNRGFWDLLAFSMQMSLILILGHTLAKTPMVDKAINFFSCRCTSNAKAIIIIAVSSMIMGWINWGLGLIFGAVLVRKTGELAAKNNWKLNYGALGAAGYAGMMIWHGGLSGSAPLTVAEPDHFLVDQMGVLPVSQTIFTIENILTCVAILVIVPLGLLARNQITGRSLNLPSFLYENEDKEEDKDDDNEENSRPEEPPYQKEDTLGMEKSIITSIILGILFISAIVVVILNQQNSSPLAFLNLNFINFILFGVCIIGQGSLLKFQKVATSAVSESAGIILQFPLYAGIMGIMQYSGLVETISDQFVFWSSQDSLPIFTFISAGILNIFVPSGGGQWAVQGPILIDAAKSLDVPMGKMVMAMSYGDQITNMLQPFWALPLLGITGLKASRLIPYCLAIFGVGATLYIISLALW